Within the Staphylococcus argenteus genome, the region CTAAAACAATTTTTCCATCCTTTTCTTTATTTCCAAATAAAAATAATGCCATTCCACACTCAGAAATCATTTCCAAGCGATTTTTTTTCCATACTTCTTTTAAGTCTAAATCCCCACTTGAATCTTGAGAAAATGGCAATATACTTAAATGATTCTGTAGTTTAGACTTCTTATTACTATTAATATAATCAGCTACTCCATTAATAACATATGATCCTACTCCTAATCCAAAACCTGTAACTAATTTAAAATCATTTTCAACTAATTTTTTACTTAGTTGATGTAAAAAATATTTCCCTGTTTCTGAATTAAAAGGTAAATATTCTGTAGCACTTCCAGAGATAAAAATTGTTTTTCTTCTATATCTTTTATAAATACTTTCTAATATTTCTGTGATTTCACTATAATTTTTAACTAATAAAGTTTCTATTGAAAATCGGCTTAAATCTTCTATATGAAGTTGTTGTTTTATCTTTGCATACATAAATTCTTCTGTATTATCATATTCCTTTTCTTCTACTTCTTTTAAAATACAATAATGTGGTCTAGTATTGTCTTCTAACACTAATCTTATTCTCGATAAGATATAACTAATATTTGGATCTGTAAAGCTAAAACCTATGAATAGAAAAGTTTTTGAAAGTAAATCTCCTTCCAATATTTCACGAAACTTTGGATGAGTTAGATTATATTTTTCATAATCATCTCTAGTTAAAATAATCTTGTCTATACTGTCTATATCCCCATGCATTTTATAAACTGTAGCATCCTTATCGGCTACTGAAACAGTTAATTGATTTTGATTTCTTTTCACATCTACAATTCTGCCCTCAGAATCAAGAGCTTTTTCAATCATACAATCATAATTAGTTGTCCAATATGTATCAATGGGAAGTTTTGCTAAAAGCATATGATTTTTTGTTAATTCTGCTCTTCTTGAAAATTGCTCCATTATTACTGTATTTAGATTTCCACGACTTCTTTTCTTATTAATATAATGTTGTGCTAATCCTACAAGATCATGTTCTTCTTTATCTATATTTAATTCTAATTCTTCTGCTGCTTCATTAAGCAATGTCTTCCAATTAACATAACCTGCTCCACAAGATAATCCTGCTCCAGCAAATATAGCCGCTGTATTACTTTCTAAAGCTTTTACATATTTTTCAATGAATTTTTTCTTATCTATAGTCATTTTGCCATCTCCATTCATAAAAAAATTATATAAAAGCACAATAAAGAGAATCTCTAAATTGTGCTTTAAATCTAGTTCTTATAATTCCATCGCCAGCTGCTCTGACATCAGCTCTGCTTGTTCAATGACGGTTTCTACTGCTTGTTTACTGATTTCTGGTGGATATCCGTACTTTTTCAATAGGCGTCTTACGATAACTCGCATTTTTGCACGTGCTGATTCGCATAAGTTCCAATCAATACTCATATTTTCTTTAATAGACTGAGTTAGTTCGTGAGCAATGATTTTTGATGTATCATCACCTAGAACTTGCTCAGCTGTATCATGTGAAGCTAAGGCATCGTAGAAGGCGATTTCTTCCATGACCATGCCATTTTCCATAACTTTTCTTTAAAACCTAAATTTGCTGTTGTCACGTTGTTTCCTCCTGTAAGTTATATCTTATTTGTTTATTATACCAGTTAATTTGAACTATCAACCTCTAAATTACAATTTATAACATTTTATGAATCAATAGTTTCGCCCTATGTGCATATTCCTTTTTACTATGCTTTGCTTTTTGTATGATTACATTACTTCTCTCTAAAATTTCAAGCGATTCTTTCACCCATGTCCCACTACTATTAACTAAATTCAACAGCAAGCTATCAATCAATGGATTCCAATTAACCAATCCCGTCGAAGATAAAATCAACATGGAAAGTGCACAATTTTCTCTTTCTACTTCTAAAATTTTAAACTCATTGCCGTTAAATAGACTAACTGTCGCTAGTGCATACTGACGAGGTGTTACACCATCATCTAAATAGCTAAATACTCTTTTCCCATCTCCTATTGGCAATGAACTCATCTGTATAATAATTAATTGTACTTCTTTATAATCCTCTAGTTCTTGCAATACATGTACAAACTCACCTAATTCGCCCTCTGCCTGAACTTTCTGTAAAGCTTTATTTTCAATCCCTCTCGCTAAACGATAACCACCTGTATCTGATGCTGAACGAATTCCTGTATCTTTAAATGTATATCTTTTCGTACTTTCATCTTCACATGTTCTTTGTTTTATTGATTTACCTTGAATTTTCACTATACTTGGTGATTCGGCATACTCATGAACTTGTTTATTCATTTCAGATAATTCAAAATCCTCTGTTGCACCTTCTACCGTTTCATCTATTATCTTTTCCTTTTCTTCAGTAGATAATTTTAATTCATGCATCGTATATTTCTTAGGTTCGTTAGATTTTTCATATTTTGATAATTCGGGATGTGAAAATGATATAACGTCAAATAATATTTCCTTCTTCTACACTTCATTTACTCTTAAAATTATCCCTCCGGTTTTTACAACTGCTTTAATTGAAATAGGTTGTTTAAATAACCACTCAAACTTCAATTAACCCTTATTTAAAAATGTATATGCAATATTTTCAAACGTTTTTCTTAGATCCTGATTACCTAATAGCCAGACTAGCTGATATAAAAAGCCTTTTTTCGTGTATTTCAGATTGTATTGAGAAGAAAAGCTCAACTGAATTTGTCCTTCTGTATAGTTTTCAATAAAATACTGTGGAAAAGAGTTCATTTCAAATAAGCGATATAATAAAAAGCGATTGGGCGCAAAGATACTACGAACTACTTCAATTAGCGGCAATGTATACGATTTATTATTAAACTTCACTATAAAACTACGTGACATATCCTAATCATTCGTTCCTTGTACAGTCCATTCTCTCTCTGTATAACGTACTAATTGCGGGAAAATCGTCAAATCAACTTCTTCTAAATTGTCAGGTGGCAAACTATGACGTAAATCACCATCTATATACATATGTTGAATAGCTAATACAGGTAACATGCCCCAATCTATTAAGATTTTTTCAGTTCTCCCTTTGGCTCTAAAATATGCATAAATCATGATTTTCTTCTCATGCCTAAATGGAGAACTAATCCAAGTTAATTGAGCTTGTTCTCCTTTAGCAAATGGCCAGTTTTTCAATTTATATACTTTGTTGTTCATCTCTTTTCACACCCTGGCTTTTTTGAATGTATTTAGATAATTCCTTTTTTATTTCATGAAAGTGATGCGACTTTATCGCTGCTATCCGTTGTACTTTCCAAAGCTTTATCACTTCATTTTCTTCTAGCATCTGGTCAATCACCTTACAACAACGTCTAATTTGAAATGCTTTAACGGTTTTGTTATTTCGTTCAATAAAGTTGTCGTACTTGGCAACTTAGCTGAATAACCTTCTATATTTGCTGTAATACCTAATCGCTTCCAAATTAAAGAATTTGTTTTTCGAACAGGCTTCTCAACAGTTAATAATTCCTGATGTAACGCCTTTATACGTTGAACATATTCTCGGTCTCACGCATTCCAATCCACAAGTCTATTCGGTTCTGTATACTTTCGCTGGATTGGTAAGTTAGCCATTAGCCACTCTTTATCATATCTATACAAATACATATACTGTTTACATAGTTGATTCCTTATTTCAGTTCGAGTTAATTGCGGTTGAGTAAATATTATTTCGGACAAATCATTACGATAGGTTTCTAATCTATCTGGTTTAATTGCCTTAGCCTCTTTTAGAGTTGGTTCTTCTGCATATTTCTTAACAGTTTTAGAATCTACCCCTAGCTCTTTTGCAATAGCTCGAATACTCATTCCTGTATTCAACAATTTTTTTAGTTGTTTACGCCATACATGACCAAAAGCTTTTATTCTACCAATTCTATATTGATCTTCCACATTATTATCTGGCCCTTTACGCGCATACACAAAGCCACAAGAACAACAAAATGTACCGATTGGAGCTTTTGTTTTAAAATCCCTTGTAACTTTTACAGATGGTATAACTAACTTTTTGTAATGTTTCGCAGCTCTATTCAAACACGGGTAAGGACCTTTCCAAATGGACCGTTATCTACTATCAAATCTCCTACATCTTGCTTCAGATATAACAACATTAATAAATGGCGTAATGGGTTCACATGCCTCGTTGAATTACGAGTTAATACTTTTACCCAATTATATTCATTTTCTTCATTAAAATTGCTCTCATAGTACGTTAAAAACTCTTCTGATAAGTCGATTTTTATCATTTGATATAAATCTTGTTGTCTCACCCGATTGGCGGCTGTAATTAAATTTTTCTTTCTAATTAACGCCTTATACATCGAATCTATTTCTACTTTGGTTAATGAATGTAACGGTATTTTTAATAGTTTATATGTTTGCTTTGCTAATTGAATGGCTATTTCTTCATATGGCGCCACTTCGTATAAATCTGATAGATTCATGTAGCGTAATTCAAAACGAATGTATTCGATGCGACTATCGCCTGTTACCGGATACTCCCTCAACGGAATTTCATGGTGTGCACAATAACTTATTCCTTGTAATTGATGTTCTCTGTGAATATACGGCTCTCTATACTTATCTGAATCAGATTTAGCACACATAGCACAGTAATATAGCCCATCTTTACGACAAATGTCTCCAGCTACAATACCAAGCCTTGTATATAAAGCCTGTCCATTATTTTTGACATCTTCTAAAATCTCCATCTGTCGTTGTTTAGATAAAAATGAAGCATAGTAAGGATAAATCGTATGGTTAGCTAATAAATACTCTACCGAATATTGAGGTACTAATTTCTCTACTAAATTAGTAAGATGGCTACCAATCTCCACACTCGGTATCGCAGAACGACTATCAAATAACTCTTCTAATGTATCTTTACAATCAAGATTCCCACTATAAAAATGGTAACGTGCAATTGCTGAATACAATAATTCATTTGGATATGGATTCGTGAAGAAAGGTAGCATTTAATTACCTCCTATATTCAATAAAAATTTCTAATTAAACTGAAACTCTTCTTTACTGTTCTTAGTAATATCAGTACTTGTTGCTTTACTAGAAAGATACTTTACATAAACAAGAAGTTTGTCGATAAAATAAATAGTTTCTTCCTAACTAATTAAACTGATATCAAAGTTGTTCCCATGCCTAATATCTTTATATTTATTATGAAACATGTTCCACATAGTAATGCCCTCTTTAATAATAAAACCTTGTCCCCATGTCTCTTCATCATCTCTCATAGCTTTATCAGCTGCTGAAATATCCGTCGTTCCTGTCAAATAAGTCATTAAAGCTTCCATAGCCGATAAACAATCACGTATAGCATCTTTTCTAGCTCTAAGTTCATTCACTCTATTCAGTTGTTCCCGTGCTTGTTTAATATGTTCTGCTGTTTGTTTACAAAGCTCTGAAGTAGTAATTATCAATTCATCAAAATTCACTACCTCACCAACATTAGTATTAATACATAACCAGTTATATTTAGATTCATTTGTTAATTTGTAACCAAAATTATAATCTTCGAAAACATTATCATTCTTCGCCAATTCACTCGTGGCATCCATAAATTTATGGAATTTACCTATTTTAAAATCTACAACTTGCTCTTCAAAATCTCTAATAATAAAATCATATCCTTGATTTTTTTATTATTAGTGTAAATCGATACTACATCGCAAGCATTTTTAATAGTTTCATCTAAATTTAAATACCTGTTTTGCTGTTTTTGCTGAATATATACCCTTGGTAGTCTTTGAGCAATTTCTCTAAGTAATTCCTCTGTTACAACATTCATTAAATACTCTTCATTTTTATAATTTAAATAATCAGGAAATTGTTTTTTAAATTCCATCAAAAATTCTACTCCTCATTCCAAAGTTACGAAAAATTCTACCATTGGATTTTTTATATAATTTTCTTCTTTAAGTCCTTCATACACATGTTTCTTCTGGTTCAACGCTTTCTCCCTAGCATCTAATAGTGGTAATACTTTACCCGAAGGTACTACCTTCACTTTTTTCTCCTTAAGCTTCTTATTCAACTCAATTAAATTAGGAATAAGTTGTGTTTTCAGTAGGTTATAATCCGTTTCTATCGATGAATTTTCTACTAATTTTTTTGTAGTTTCTTTAATGTGACTTGGAGTTAAAGCATCAAAAATACCGAATGCTGCAACTTCTTCACTCAAACCTTCAATCAACTCTAGGCGCTTATATGTTAAAGTACTTTTTCGCTCTTTCATGGCCTCTTTAATTCGACCTTCATACTCAGTATTTTGCTTATGACTATGCATTAATTCATCTAAATTAATCATAATTTCTTCATACTTATACATTGCTCTAAAATCATTTTTTCGAATAGCATTTAACATTTGCTGAATGATTTTCATATCTTCTTTTGCCGTTTTCTTTAAAACTCTTATCATCAATTTTTCATCTTCGTTCGATTCATCATATAGTGCTCTTTCTTGAGCCAATATAAATAGATTAACAGCGACTGAAGTAATCCCCTGCCATTCATTATAGAAAGCCTTTTTAACGTCCTGTGTAAGCTCTGAGTAAGTTTTAAGACATTGTAATTCCCATAATGTTTCTAAAAAGAACTCCCATTCTTCACTATCCTCATTCATGCGATTCCAAATAATCGAACCTTCACTGGCTGCACGACGAGCCTGACGGAAGTTTCCTTTAAATAATTGTTGAGCCTTAGATGTACCGATCAAAACTGTTGGAACACCAACCGTATTAGACAAGGTTACAAAGAAATTAAGCATCTCTTCTTTGTCGTTTTTTTCATGTAATAAATGTTGAATCTCATCAATTACAAGTACGCCAACACCATACATACTAGCTAATGAAGTCATATGTAACAACATGGTTGATGTTACACGGTTTAAGTAGCCAAATTTCTCTAAATAACGCGTTCCTAATAATTTCATCGATCGCTTTAAAGAAGCTTTTACATAGTGTGGAAAGGCAGCCGTCATACGGACAATCAATTTTCAGTCAGACAATTTGTGTACGATTAAATGATTGTTCTTCATACTTCTCATGCTTAATTACTTGTGGATACATTAACAATAAGCGTTCAATTGCTGTTGTTTTTCCGATACCTGAAATGCCGATAATAGATAAGCTATCTGCTGTCGAACGAATGTAATTTAAGCGTTCAACTATATATTTATGGGCATCTTCTTCATCTTCTCGTAATTGGTGTAAAACTCGAATACGTTCCAAAAATATTTTATCTAAAGGGTTTCTGGCTAAGTAACCTCTACGAATCAACGTAGATAATCGACGTTCTACTTCGAAATGAATAGGTAATGGCTGAATAAAATTTTTTATACGTTTAAGCACATGATAGCGAATGTTTGTCGCACTCTGCTTATCTCGATTTGTTATTCGTGGTGCCACCATAAATCGATCCATCACATCATCTTCAATCAAAATAGGTGGGAGCGCCTCAATGCATGAAGGCTATATGACATTGATTAAAGAGATGTTTCCGAACGCTAAAATAGTTATCGATCGATTCCATATTGTTCAATTATTAAATCGTGCTTTAAATGGTATTCGAGTCGCTGTTATGAATGAATTAAGAACGACGAATCAACCTTTATATAATAAGTTTAAAAGATATGCGAAATTACTATTAAAACCTGGAGAAGATTTAGAGGCATTTGAATATCGTAATGTAGCTTTATTTAAGGAATGGAAGACACAAAAGGGTATCGTCAAGTATTTATTAGATCAAGATGACTCACTAAATGAGTCCTATAAATATATTAATCAACTACGATTCAAACTTAAACATAATGATTATGAAGGCTTTATTCACGAATTAAAACATACGCCATTATCTCAAGCGCATTCAGTTGTCCAACGAGCAATTAAGACACTTAACAAACATGCATACTTTATAAAAAATACATTTGGTTATTACAATTTATCAAATGGTCCTTTAGAAGGTATAAATAACAAAATAAAATTAATTAAACGTACACCTTTTGGTTATGGAAGTTACAATCATTTGCGCAATCGAATATTATTATGTTCAAAACTTTACGCTCCAAAAAGTAAAAAGGAAGTTAAGCAATGTTTAGTTGCCTAACTTCCGATATTGAACTCATCAGTCCAATTTGACATAGAGCCTTCTTTTCGACATAAAAACACCCCTTTAGATTACTATAATCTAAAGGGGTAAAACGGTATAACTTTATTTAAAACGGTACATCTTTTTTATAAACGGTACGACTTTATTTCAAACCTAAAACATGCACTGATAAAATATACGTAATTATTCTACAGTAACTGATTTAGCAAGGTTACGTGGTTTATCCACATCTAAATCTCTGTGTAATGCCGCATAATATGAAATCAATTGTAATGCAACTACTGAAACTAATGGTGTTAATAATTCATGTACATGTGGAATGACATAAGTGTCGCCTTCTTTTTCAAGACCTTCCATAGAAATGATACATGGGTGTGCACCACGTGCTACTACTTCTTTAACGTTACCACGAATTGATAAATTAACTTTCTCTTGTGTTGCTAAACCTACAACTGGTGTGCCTTCTTCGATTAATGCAATCGTACCATGTTTAAGTTCTCCACCAGCAAAACCTTCTGCTTGAATGTAAGAAATTTCTTTAAGTTTTAATGCACCTTCTAAACTTACATTATAGTCAATTGTACGTCCGATAAAGAATGCATTACGTGTTGTTGCTAAGAAATCTGTTGCAATTTGCTCCATAATTGGCGCATCGTCAACAATCGCTTCAATAGCTGTTGTTACTTTTGCCAATTCTCTTAATAAATCAATATCCGCTTCACGACCGTGCTCTTTCGCAACGATTTGAGATAAAATTGATAATACTGCAATTTGCGCAGTGTATGCTTTTGTAGATGCAACCGCGATTTCAGGACCAGCGTGTAATAACAATGTATGGTCTGCTTCACGAGACAACGTAGAACCTGCAACATTTGTAATTGTTAGTGATTTATGACCTAATTTTTTAGTTTCAACTAACACTGCACGGCTATCTGCTGTTTCACCTGATTGCGAAATATAAACAAATAATGGTTTTTCAGATAACAATGGCATGTTGTAAACAAATTCAGAAGCAACGTGTACTTCAGTTGGTACACCAGCCCATTTTTCTAAAAATTCTTTACCTACTAATCCTGCGTGGTAACTTGTACCAGCTGCAATTACATAAATACGGTCTGCTTCTTTAACATCATTAATGATATCTTGATCAATTTTCAAGTTACCTTCTGCATCTTGGTACTCTTGAATAATACGACGCATAACTGCAGGCTGTTCATGAATCTCTTTTAACATATAATGTGCATAAACACCTTTTTCGGCATCTGATGCATCAATTTCAGCAGTATATGAATCACGATCTTGAACATTTCCTTCTGCGTCTTTAATAATTACTTCGTCTTTTTTAACAATAACGATTTCGTGGTCATGGATTTCTTTATATTCGCTTGTCACTTGTAACATTGCAAGTGCATCTGATGCGATAACGTTGAATCCTTCACCTACACCCAATAATAATGGTGATTTATTTTTAGCAACATAGATTGTGTCTTTGTCTTCAGCATCTAATAAACCTAATGCATATGAACCATGTAATAATGACACAACTTTTGTAAATGCTTCTTCCGTTGATAAACCTTGATTTGAAAAGTATTCAATTAATTGAACAATAACTTCTGTATCTGTTTCTGAAATGAATGATACGCCTTGTAAATATTCATTTTTTAACTCTTCATAGTTTTCAATAACACCGTTGTGAACTAAAGTAAAACGGCCATTTGAAGATTGATGAGGATGAGAGTTTTCATGGTTAGGTACACCGTGAGTTGCCCAACGTGTGTGACCGATTCCAACAGGACCATCAAAATCACTGCTATCAGCAACTTTACGTAATTCTGCAATTCGTCCTTTTTCTTTAAATACAGTTGTACTATCTTCATTTACTACAGCGATACCTGCTGAATCGTAGCCTCTGTATTCTAATTTTTCTAAACCTTTTAATAATAATTCTTTGGCATTATCATAGCCAATATAACCTACAATTCCACACATAACTTCATTTTCCTCCATATAGGAATAGTACGCGTAAATTATGACTTATTGTCGATAATTTAGATTGACAATCTGCTTTCATAATATAAATGTGGAATGTACTATTTTGCATTCATCCCACAACAAATTAAGCATAGTTATATCTATTAACTACACAAAATGCTTACACTGTACTTTCCTTTTTAATATTTTTATATTTAATTTCTGGCGATCTTATTAACTTTGTCCATTAAGTCACCTTAATGTTTTACTTAATAAGCTAACGAATGAGCCACATCCGGGATAGCATCCGCCGATCTATTCGATCACTATCCTCCTCGTCTACAAATATATAAATGATGTTCTATAAAGATCACTCTTATATTAATCTTTAATCATCAAACATAATTATTTATTTGCACAGGCGCTTTAACTGTATTACCGAACTTTCCCCCTTTCCATTAATCATTATTGTACAACGGTGTTGTTTTATTTTGCAAATATTTTCACAATAAAATTTTAAAAATCCTAAAACAATATTTTTGTTTTACATTTTCAAAATATCTATGTGGTCACATTTATGACACTTCATTTAATTTTGTCACATTTATTTTGACAAAGTTGATTTTTGTTTATATTGAGGATTACGTTCTGGCTCTTTACACTAAAGATAGTCACATACATTAAAAAAGAGGTGTAAATATGTCGCAAACTGAAGAGAAAAAAGGAATTGGTCGTCACGTTCAAGCATTCGGATCATTTTTGAGTAGTATGATTATGCCAAACATTGGCGCATTCATTGCTTGGGGATTCATCGCGGCCATTTTTATAGATAATGGTTGGTTCCCAAATAAAGATTTAGCTACGTTGGCTGGTCCAATGATTACTTATTTAATCCCACTATTAATCGCATTTAGTGGTGGTCGTTTAATTTATGATTTACGTGGTGGTATTATCGCTGCAACGGCAACTATGGGGGTCATCGTTGCATTACCTGATACACCAATGTTACTTGGCGCTATGATTATGGGTCCTTTAGTTGGTTGGTTAATGAAAAAGACTGACCAATTTATCCAACCTAGAACACCACAAGGTTTTGAAATGTTATTCAATAATTTTTCAGCTGGTATTTTAGGATTCATCATGACCATTGCAGGATTTAAACTTTTAGCACCACTTATGAAATTTATTATGCATATTTTATCAGTGGCAGTTGAAGCATTAGTACATGCTCACCTACTTCCACTTGTAAGTATTTTAGTAGAACCTGCAAAAATTGTATTTTTAAACAATGCGATTAACCATGGTGTATTCACACCACTTGGTGCAGATCAAGCTGCAAAAGCTGGTCAATCTATTTTATACACAATTGAATCTAACCCTGGACCAGGTTTAGGTATCTTACTTGCTTATATGATTTTCGGAAAAGGTACTGCAAAAGCAACGTCATATGGTGCTGGAATCATCCACTTCTTCGGTGGTATTCATGAAATTTATTTCCCATATGTATTAATGCGTCCTTTATTATTCATCGCAGTTATTTTAGGTGGTATGACTGGTGTTGCAACTTATCAAGCAACAGGATTCGGATTTAAAAGTCCAGCGTCACCAGGTTCATTTATTGTTTACTGTTTAAATGCACCTAGAGGCGAATTCTTGCACATGTTACTCGGTGTCTTCCTTGCTGCACTTGTATCATTCGTCGTAGCAGCTTTAATTATAAAGTTCACTAAAGAACCTAAACAAGATTTAGAAGCCGCAACTGCTCAAATGGAAACTACTAAAGGTAAAAAATCTAGTGTTGCTTCTAAGTTAGTATCTTCTGATAAAGATGCGAAAGTTGAAGAGAATGTAAATACTAAAGCAAAAACGAATGCGGATGAACCATCTACATTAGAGGATGATCCTGAAGCATTATTGGATAATTACAATACTGAAGATGTTGATGCGCACAATTACAATAATATAGATCATGTTATTTTTGCCTGCGATGCGGGTATGGGTTCTAGTGCAATGGGTGCAAGTATGCTACGTAATAAATTTAAAAAAGCAGGCATTAATGATATCACAGTGACAAATACTGCGATTAATCAATTGCCAAAAGATGCACAATTAGTTATTACTCAGAAAAAATTAACTGACCGTGCTATTAAACAAACACCGAATGCTATTCATATTTCAGTGGATAACTTCCTTAATTCACCAA harbors:
- a CDS encoding SIR2 family protein; this encodes MTIDKKKFIEKYVKALESNTAAIFAGAGLSCGAGYVNWKTLLNEAAEELELNIDKEEHDLVGLAQHYINKKRSRGNLNTVIMEQFSRRAELTKNHMLLAKLPIDTYWTTNYDCMIEKALDSEGRIVDVKRNQNQLTVSVADKDATVYKMHGDIDSIDKIILTRDDYEKYNLTHPKFREILEGDLLSKTFLFIGFSFTDPNISYILSRIRLVLEDNTRPHYCILKEVEEKEYDNTEEFMYAKIKQQLHIEDLSRFSIETLLVKNYSEITEILESIYKRYRRKTIFISGSATEYLPFNSETGKYFLHQLSKKLVENDFKLVTGFGLGVGSYVINGVADYINSNKKSKLQNHLSILPFSQDSSGDLDLKEVWKKNRLEMISECGMALFLFGNKEKDGKIVLADGLEEEYKIAKRQELVRLPINVTGYKTKNLSEQYNEEINKQFKEKILKMYNEINEYKCDFSNKQSIDEFVQKIVNLVIEIKKTK
- a CDS encoding ATP-binding protein, with product MTAAFPHYVKASLKRSMKLLGTRYLEKFGYLNRVTSTMLLHMTSLASMYGVGVLVIDEIQHLLHEKNDKEEMLNFFVTLSNTVGVPTVLIGTSKAQQLFKGNFRQARRAASEGSIIWNRMNEDSEEWEFFLETLWELQCLKTYSELTQDVKKAFYNEWQGITSVAVNLFILAQERALYDESNEDEKLMIRVLKKTAKEDMKIIQQMLNAIRKNDFRAMYKYEEIMINLDELMHSHKQNTEYEGRIKEAMKERKSTLTYKRLELIEGLSEEVAAFGIFDALTPSHIKETTKKLVENSSIETDYNLLKTQLIPNLIELNKKLKEKKVKVVPSGKVLPLLDAREKALNQKKHVYEGLKEENYIKNPMVEFFVTLE
- the glmS gene encoding glutamine--fructose-6-phosphate transaminase (isomerizing), with protein sequence MCGIVGYIGYDNAKELLLKGLEKLEYRGYDSAGIAVVNEDSTTVFKEKGRIAELRKVADSSDFDGPVGIGHTRWATHGVPNHENSHPHQSSNGRFTLVHNGVIENYEELKNEYLQGVSFISETDTEVIVQLIEYFSNQGLSTEEAFTKVVSLLHGSYALGLLDAEDKDTIYVAKNKSPLLLGVGEGFNVIASDALAMLQVTSEYKEIHDHEIVIVKKDEVIIKDAEGNVQDRDSYTAEIDASDAEKGVYAHYMLKEIHEQPAVMRRIIQEYQDAEGNLKIDQDIINDVKEADRIYVIAAGTSYHAGLVGKEFLEKWAGVPTEVHVASEFVYNMPLLSEKPLFVYISQSGETADSRAVLVETKKLGHKSLTITNVAGSTLSREADHTLLLHAGPEIAVASTKAYTAQIAVLSILSQIVAKEHGREADIDLLRELAKVTTAIEAIVDDAPIMEQIATDFLATTRNAFFIGRTIDYNVSLEGALKLKEISYIQAEGFAGGELKHGTIALIEEGTPVVGLATQEKVNLSIRGNVKEVVARGAHPCIISMEGLEKEGDTYVIPHVHELLTPLVSVVALQLISYYAALHRDLDVDKPRNLAKSVTVE
- a CDS encoding PTS mannitol transporter subunit IICB, whose amino-acid sequence is MSQTEEKKGIGRHVQAFGSFLSSMIMPNIGAFIAWGFIAAIFIDNGWFPNKDLATLAGPMITYLIPLLIAFSGGRLIYDLRGGIIAATATMGVIVALPDTPMLLGAMIMGPLVGWLMKKTDQFIQPRTPQGFEMLFNNFSAGILGFIMTIAGFKLLAPLMKFIMHILSVAVEALVHAHLLPLVSILVEPAKIVFLNNAINHGVFTPLGADQAAKAGQSILYTIESNPGPGLGILLAYMIFGKGTAKATSYGAGIIHFFGGIHEIYFPYVLMRPLLFIAVILGGMTGVATYQATGFGFKSPASPGSFIVYCLNAPRGEFLHMLLGVFLAALVSFVVAALIIKFTKEPKQDLEAATAQMETTKGKKSSVASKLVSSDKDAKVEENVNTKAKTNADEPSTLEDDPEALLDNYNTEDVDAHNYNNIDHVIFACDAGMGSSAMGASMLRNKFKKAGINDITVTNTAINQLPKDAQLVITQKKLTDRAIKQTPNAIHISVDNFLNSPRYEELLNNLKKDDQA
- a CDS encoding Tn7-like element transposition protein TnsE, encoding MHELKLSTEEKEKIIDETVEGATEDFELSEMNKQVHEYAESPSIVKIQGKSIKQRTCEDESTKRYTFKDTGIRSASDTGGYRLARGIENKALQKVQAEGELGEFVHVLQELEDYKEVQLIIIQMSSLPIGDGKRVFSYLDDGVTPRQYALATVSLFNGNEFKILEVERENCALSMLILSSTGLVNWNPLIDSLLLNLVNSSGTWVKESLEILERSNVIIQKAKHSKKEYAHRAKLLIHKML
- a CDS encoding ATP-binding protein is translated as MDRFMVAPRITNRDKQSATNIRYHVLKRIKNFIQPLPIHFEVERRLSTLIRRGYLARNPLDKIFLERIRVLHQLREDEEDAHKYIVERLNYIRSTADSLSIIGISGIGKTTAIERLLLMYPQVIKHEKYEEQSFNRTQIV